Genomic segment of Triticum aestivum cultivar Chinese Spring chromosome 6A, IWGSC CS RefSeq v2.1, whole genome shotgun sequence:
TGTGGATGCTATCTTCTAGCAGCCTCCTGGTCCTGAAGGTCTGAACAAGTCTGGCAAATGGTGATATTTTCATTCTAAGCATCCATAGAGCCTCTGTATCGTTGCAGTTGTATATGTAGTTTAGATTGGCGATCCTCTCCTGCTCCTGCATAAGCATTGAAGCATATCTGATGACAGGTCTCTCGGCACGACGAACAACTCTCTTgtgcatgaacatgacccatgcctgaATCATAGCTATCAGTGCTCCTGCTTGAAATACCAACCACATCTGTGCGTCCATAACCTAGTCCACATCGAGGGTGCGTTGAGCAATGGGAAAATCGATCCTACACCTTGTCTAACGGCCTAACAACACACATAACTTAGGGGACGGGCGATGTTGCTTACCGGCATCAGAGACGAGGACGACGAAGGGGGATCACGGCTGAGTGAAGGACGATTCGGCAGTTTCTGACTCGCTAGGAATTGCCGATTCGACAGTTTATGACGAGCCAGGCTGAGGGCTGCTTTAAGCTTCGTGCGGATGCGAGCCAGCCCACTATGTGCGCAACCAAATGCACATttcgtggcccaactgggcctgGTTGCGATTTCGTGGGCAACCAAACGTGCCCTAAGGTATGATTATTTGTTTCTCCCTACACAACTTCTTCTCCTACATTTGTTCTCATGACAGCCTCTCTCTTCCACCGGAGCCTCAACCCTCCATCCATTGTTGTTCCAGGTCCTTTTCTTCTCCCTTTTGCGGTGGTTGTCGCCATGACGTTCAACCCTTACACACATCCTTTGATTTCCTCTCCCCCTCTATCCCTCTTCGTCTTTCTCAATTGCCCTTCTGTTTCTTCTCGTCCGTGTCGTGTCTAAGTCATTGTCAGGCGAATGATCGCGTCGAAGATTTCTATTTTTTTTTCAACTAAGCTTGAACCAGGGGGGCTTCTAAGCCTGCACGTGCTTTGTTTGCATTTGTAGCACTGATAGCAAATCGGCATGGCCAATCGAGGGCGTTGATGCGCCATCCAACGGCTCACGCATCGTGCGGCACAAGAAAAAAGAGGCGTCACTTGCCGAAGCTACCCGCTTCAGTCCCGAGCTCTCGGACCCAGATGGCATCCGCCTCGCCGGAACCCGCAGCGACCGAGACCGGCGACTCCGTCAAAATCCGCCGCCTAGAGATCGCCGACCGCGAGAGGGGCTTCCTACCCCTCCTCTCCCAGCTCTCCTCCTGCCCGGACCTCACCGAGTCCGAGTTCGCCGCGTGCTTCGCCAACCTCGCGGCCCTCGGCGACGACCACGTCATCCTCGTGGCCGAGGACCCCGCCGCGGCTCCGGAGCGGCGGATCCTCTCCACGGGGTGCCTCTTCGTGGAGCGCAAGTTCCTCCGCGGCGGCGGCAAGGTGGGGCACGTGGAGGACGTGGTGGTCGACGCCGCCGCGCGCGGCCGGGGGCTCGGGCTCCGCGTCGTGCGCCGCCTCGTGGAGACGGCGAAGGACGCCGGCTGCTACAAGGTCATCCTGGACTGCACCCCGGAGCTGCGCGCCTACTACGCCAAATGCGGCTTCGTGGAGAAGGGGGTTCAGATGGCCGTGTACTTCTGAATTCTGATCCATCCATGGGGTAATGCGCAACAGAGACTGCATTTCTTTGTCCCGTCGCATCTATCCCTTTGTCTGTGGCAATCTGTTATCATATCATTATTCTGAACTTGTCTGTGTTAGTGACTGAGAATGCTATTTATGGAATCCCAACTTTATCATGTGGCTGTATGGCTTTGGCCTGTTTCTGCTGCGTTCATAAAAGAAAATTCCGTGCTATATTGTCTTGGTTAAATAACAGCGATAATTCTGTCGCTACTATAATGTTCCAAATATAGGCCAGTTAATCGCCATCTCGGTCAGTTAATTGCTACTCAGGTGGGTCACCGAATAGCCGATAGTAACTGATTTATCAGCCGATTAACTGCTGATTCGCCTATTTATCCCTACTCAGCACCTGAAGGTACCagttaccgatatcctgaacattgCCTACTAGTGTAAATCTTGAAAGTTACTACTAGTTCTTTCGGTCAGTAAAGCTGTCGGGCTAAGCTTTGCCAACCATAGACAAGTGAACCGGGGATTTTCTGTTAGAGCTGAATGAAGTTCTATGCATAGTACTGTAGATTGTAAACCATAACACCATCATAGTACCTGGTAGGAGCTGCTATAGTGAATCAAATCTTTCTAGGCATTTACCAAATGAGCTAGCATAGACACATAATCATGCCTATTCAATCAAATTCTCTGTCATAAAGGTAATCATGTCTAACAGTGTACTGTTATTGTTGCTGAAAGAACTTTTGGTACCGAGGCTCTTGACTCTTGAGGTTTCACTTTTAGAGATTAGCCAACTGATGCCCCGTGTAAATATTCAACATGCATCACCCTATGGTTTGAGACATTTTGTGGAGTGCATGCTATTATGGTTCTACGCAGCTGGGTGACACTGCTAGGGTCCTGGAGACGGTATCAAGATAGCCTGTGCATTTGCAGGAACAtgataagtactccctccattccaaaatatagtgcgcctgcactttccgaggtccaactttgaccataaatttaaccaacgagaccgactgcggcgggagaaaaaattatatagttgaaaacttcttttgaatacgaattcactggtataacttttgctccgtcgcagtcggtctcgttggttaaatttatggtcaaacttgaagcacgggaatagaggaagcactatattttggaacggagggagtagcaattaCTGGTGGATGATGACTTGTCAGATACTTATGGGTTTGGTTTCTGGAATGCTTATTGGCTTATATTTTCACTTCCATTTTCTGCTGGTGATATGTGACTGAGCGAGTACTATCCTCCGCTCGGAACCCAACCACAGTTTGAATTTGCTAAATTGGTACCCAAGACATTACAACTTACAAGCCAGTTCAACACCTTCAGCATTCGGCACTTCTAAAAGGTTATTGGAAACCAATTTGTTAATCATTACATGAAGAGTTATTGGAAACTAATTTCTATCGTGGGCATTTGCTAATCTCTTTTCCCATTATAGGTTGTGTGGAAATATAAATCTTGCAATATAACCTTCTAGTTTGCTTTACACCAACTTCCTTGGTCATGATAAAAATAATTATGTTGTTTCAATTGTTATTTGGTTTCCAAGTCAACTCAATTTGGAGTTAACAGGGTCAATGTAGCGGTCACATCAGATACGATTGTTCCACCTTCTAGTTTTGTTGAATAAGGATCTGCAACATTTGCTTCCATATTGTCATCCAGTACTCTATTTTTGAAAATCCTGCTCTGTATAAAAAAAATAATGTTAGTTTTGTTTGTACTTGATCATTTGGTGTTTGATTACATGTGCTGAAATACTTTTGAGATCTTATACGTAACTTCATCTTCTTGTCACAGGTAATTCATGGCTAATAGTCGATCCATCAAAGTTGATCTATGTCCTTGGGAGCCCTTCTGAAGAAATTAGTACTGTCATGGGGGCAGCTCTTAACCTGGCTGATTTTCCAGTACCACAATGGACCATTGAGAAGCTTCCTTGAAGCTAAATTCTTTTCCAGAAAATACAAACTTCTATCACGGGCTGGTACTGCTGAGCTCTCATTCCCCTCCATTCGAACTGGATGTTATACCATGCACGTTAGATGCTCTACCAAACAGTGGCTTCAGAATAACATGTCGGCTAGTTTACCGAGGTCAATATGATTACCACTCTTTGTAGACTCATTTGCTTACAACAGTGTAACTCGATGATAGTGTGAAGCCACAAAGGGTCTCTTTGTGGGATTTATTAATCATTAGGCATATTATAATCTGCCACACGGGAATTCTCAAGATCATCTAGGAAGGATTCTAGCCAGACCATGGTTCTACCATGAAGCCTCCCAAAGGAAGCTAGAAGCTCATCCAAAGGAGTGTATCTTGTCTTCTGTTGGGGTGTTAAAAGACAGCGTACTTTGCTGGCTGTTCGATTCCCTTTGTTTCAGTTCCTGGATTGTCAAAGAAGACATGGGTTTTGGCTGTTTTAGTTTATTTTTGCATGATGTTTGTAGTCATAACCTCAGACATATGACCCCAATTGTACCATGGCTCTCTACATATGATCCATCCACATTGGGCTTGATGCATCCCCTCAATTGCTGGACATTGAACATTGTTGACATGGGAAGTTGGGGGTAAAGCTTTTTTGCTTCAACTGTTGCGCCCCAGGGGGTTGTAAGCTCCTGACGGAGAAGATCTAAAGAAAACGAGACAATGAACAAGATGTGATGGCGGAACCAGGGATCCCACAACTATTCCAAACACAAACTTCCTGCATGATCGAGTCTCAAACCTACACGATGTTTACCAGGCGCATATAACTCATTGCCAGGAGTCTCAAACCTATAAAGTTCCTAGCAAGGAGTTCACCAGCCTCGAAGGTAATATCATCACAAGGAATGACGAACGACCagagtcaaacaacaagtcaaaACTTCAAGCACTTGAACAAAATATCCAACGTCTCAAATCTTCTATCAAGAAGTCATGGAACATCATGAACAGTAGATAACAATAAGCTAAAGCAAGACTTCCCAATATGCTCTCAGCAGATATGTATTAAGTTCTAACTGATCGATACGACAGACAGGGGGTTTAGTCCTCATCCTCCACAACCTTGGTACCCAAACCTTTAAGACCTTCCTGGGGAACTTCAGCAACTGTGACCAGAGAGTACAGCTCCTCCTTAGCGTCCTCCTCGTCATTCCTCTTGCGGGCAATCCTGACACGGACTCTCCTCGGGACACTCCTGATGCCACTGCTCCAGATGTGCTTGTTGAGCTTCACGTCAATGCGGACATCgttggttcccatggccttctgTGCAAACTTCCTGATCTCCTTGATGGCATTTGGTGCCTTCTTCTTGAAGGTGCTGTTCAATAGAATGAAGCTACCATTAGTGATTGATATAAATAGAGGATTTTGTAACCAGAAAGAAAGCATGAGAAAGATAGATGAAACATTACGACATAAGCAACATAGAAATGTAATATataaaacacaaaacaaaacaaagcaaGTGGAGAAAATATATTTCATCTCAATGTAGTGCCCAAATGGAACACATGACAGCATATGAAGGCAGCAAGTGTAACGATGAGTAGCATCTATGTACCGGTCATGTAACTGTATCAACCACAAGATTTAAAGACAGATACCTGACTATGACCGGGCATAATGGACAATCTATAAGATCAAATGACAACCTAGTTTCAATGTAGAGCCCATATGTAACACATGGCAGCATATGAAGGCAGCAAGTGCAACGATGAGCAACATCTGTGTACCGGGCATGTAACTGTATCAACCACTAAATTTATAGACGGATACCTGACTATGACCGGGCATAATAGACAAGAAAGATCAAATGATAAAATCTAGTTTTAGTGTAGAGCCCAAACGGAACACGTGGTAGCATTTGATGGCAACACATGTAACGATGAGCAGCATCTATTTACCGGTCATGTAACTGTATCAACCACAATTTTAAGACAGATACCTGACTATGAGCAGACATAATGGGCAGATTATATGATCAAATAGATAATAATGTTTAGTTTTAATGTGGCGCCCAAATGGAACACGTGAAAGCATATGGAGGCAACACATGTAACGATGAGCAACATCTATTTACCGGGCATGTAACTGTATCAACCACAATTTTAAGACAGATACCTGACTATGACCGGGCATAATGAGCA
This window contains:
- the LOC123128197 gene encoding 60S ribosomal protein L31; protein product: MSEKKRAPGPRKDEVVTREYTVNLHKRLHGCTFKKKAPNAIKEIRKFAQKAMGTNDVRIDVKLNKHIWSSGIRSVPRRVRVRIARKRNDEEDAKEELYSLVTVAEVPQEGLKGLGTKVVEDED
- the LOC123128196 gene encoding probable glucosamine 6-phosphate N-acetyltransferase 2, translating into MASASPEPAATETGDSVKIRRLEIADRERGFLPLLSQLSSCPDLTESEFAACFANLAALGDDHVILVAEDPAAAPERRILSTGCLFVERKFLRGGGKVGHVEDVVVDAAARGRGLGLRVVRRLVETAKDAGCYKVILDCTPELRAYYAKCGFVEKGVQMAVYF